DNA from Thermococcus sp. LS1:
CTGGGCTTACAACGTGAAAGCCAGCAAGAACGAGGAAGTGCCGATAATCCTCGGCCCATGGGCGATAGCGGGCCTCTTCAGCTACGCGCTCTTCCCGGCCTTCAGCGGCGAGAGGCTCGTCAAGGAGACCACTCCACTTGCAGACAAGGTCGGGGAACAGATAGCGAGCGATGTTCTCACTATCTACGATGACCCGTTCCACGAGCTCGCCATTGAGCCGGTTATAGCTGATGGTGAGGGTGTTCCAACGAGGAAGAACATCCTCATCGAGAAAGGAACCTTCAAGGGCTTCGTCTGGGACAACTACTGGGCCAAAATCTACGGCACTGAGAGCACAGGAAACGGCAAGCGCGATTTGAGGAGCGGCGGAATAAACATCGGCTTCCACACCATGGCAATCGAGAACGGTAAAAAGAGCTTTGAGGATATGATAAGCGAGATTGACAGAGGCTACTTTGTGGACGGCTTCCAGGGTGCGCACTCGAGCAACCCGGACAACGGAAACTTCGCTGTAACGGCCAATCCGGCCTACATCATCGAGGACGGCGAAGTCGTCGGCTCCAGCGTCTTCCTCATAGCGGGCAACGTCTATGAACTGCTTAAACAGGCCAGCGAGGTCAGTAAGGAGCAGATCGTTATGCCCTTCATGACGACAATGATAACGCCGTTCATCAGGTTCGAGAACGTGAAAATCGCCGGAAAGTGACGTTTTTCTTTTTCTCAACTTTTGATGTCTCTGTTCTCAATGTCACACCTGGCCGTTCTGTCAATGAGACATGGCAGCTAAAAAAGAATGTTCTCTCCACAAAACATTCACTTCAGAACTCTAAAGTCAATCGCGATGTTGAACTGCCTCGGCGCGTAGGGGCGAACCTTTCTCTCATCCAAAAACTCAACGTGGAAGCCGAGTTCACTCGCTATGTCATTTATCTTCGCCTCGTGCTCAGAAAAGAGGTTCTCCTCGGGCCCAAAGCCGTAGTAGTGGACAATTCCGCCGTCCTTAACGCTCAGCATTGCCTCCCTCAAAAAGCGGTCGGCGAACTTGGGGAGATTCATTATCACGCGATCGGCCTCGATTTTTCCAGCGATTTTCCTTACATCGGCCAGTATGGGGATAACGTTCGGCGTCTTGTTCAGTTGTCTGTTCTCCTCGAGGTACCTAACCGCCCAAGGGTTTATATCACAAGCAAAGATGAGCTTTGCTTTCTTTGCGAGGAGTATCGAGTATGGCCCGACGCCGGCGAACATGTCGAAGACGATCTCACCCGGCTGGGTTTTCTCGAATATCCTCATCCTCTCGGTGGCGAGTCTCGGCGAGAAGTATACCTTAGCAACGTCCAACCTGAGCCGTATCCCATTCTCTCGGTGGAGCGTTTCGGTTCTCCTCTCACCGGCAAGGCGAATCAGCTCCCTAACGCGGTATTCACCTTCAACCTTGCTCCCCTTAGCGAAGACAGCCTTTATGTGCCTGTGGACTTTCAGAATTGCCTCGCCAATATCCTCCCCGTAGGGCATCAGCTCCTCGGGAAGCTCGATTATCGCGACATCGCCAATGATGTCGAAAGAACTTGGGAGGAGAGGCCTCAATTTTTCAGGAACCTCAACGACCTCGCGGTAGCTGTGGGGCCTCCGCTTAGTCTTCTCGAACTCTGCCTCCACGAGTTCAAAGCCTTTAACTGGCCCGGTGACGGGGAAGAGTATGAACTCGCCCTCCCGCTTCACGGAGTAGCCCCTAGCCAAAACACCAAGCTCGATGAGCTTTCGTCTCGTCTTTTCGGCTTCTCTCTTAGGGACTTTTACGGCGAGCATCAGGGGTTAGTTACGCTGGAGGTTCAAAAGGTTTGCCGTTTTTGACTTCCGAGGATATTACCTCCAAGCTCCAGCGACGAAAGATTTTTAAACGCTCACCCTTCCCTAATATCGAGCCCCGGTGGTGTAGCCCGGTCAAACATGCGGGCCTTTCGAGCCCGCGCCCCGGGTTCAAATCCCGGCCGGGGCACCAAAACCGCGCTCCTCTCAATTCTGCGCCCTTCTACAGTCGAGAGCCGCTCTATAATCGCATCTTCTATGAAACGAGACCTGTTATAAGTCGCTTTGTCTAAAAGTTCGAGGACTTCTGGACTAATCGTGATATGTATAGTTTTGCGGAGCCTTCTCGGCCGTCTTTTAGACATATAAAGCCCTCCAAAGGCTGTTCCATGTGTGGCCACACGTGGCCACATGTAGCCACACTGAAAAATTTGGCGCCCCAAGGATATAGCCATTGTGGTCATGGGCTTCACCTCAGATCTCGCCGGCCCTCCACAGGTTGTAGAATTTTGTCAGCGTGTTCAGCTTCTCAACGAATTCCCACGAGAGGTTGAGCCTGTTTGAAGTCCTGGACACTATCCCGAGCTGAATGAGCGTCTTCTTGACTATGCTCCAGTCCTTCCTCAGCTTTGCGGCGGGATAACCTCTCTCGCGGAGCTCCTTCTCGATGAGCTTGTTTATCCTAGTCTTCGTGATCTCCCCCTCGTCGAACTTGTTCAGGAGCTCGTGGTACTGCTCAAGCAGGTTCTGCTCGCCGAGGTATTCGAGGATGACCTCAAGCCAGTCTTCAGTGTAGGTCTCCCTCTTCTGCCTCAGCCGCTCGAGGAGGGTTTCGGCTATGCCTATGCGGTGCTCGTCGTCATCGAAGATCAGCTCAAGGAAGTTGTAGAGGCCCTTGAGCTTGAACTCGTTCTCAGGCAGGGCTATTTTGGGCTTCATGGGCTCACCCCACTCACGGTTTTTGTGAGCATGGTGAGGCTTTCGGGAGTGTTTGGTGTGTGGGCTTCCTCACTCGTAAATGACTGCCCGTATTCACGGAAAGTGTGAGCTAGGAAAGAGGCCGCACCCGGTGAAACTGAAACCCCGCTCACGGATTTCGTGAATACGTCAACACTCATACGAAAGTTAACGTTCACGGCCATCACGCTCCTTTATATCATCACATACTCTTCTATCTTTGCCTGCCGTTTCTCAAGCCTAAAACGCATTTCAAGCTCTGCGAGCGTATAATCCCGCCTGAACGTCTTTCCATGCTCCCTGATGCTCATTTCCTCCAACGTCTTCGCCGCATTGAAGAGCTTAGGGAAGTTCCAGAACAGGGCCCTCCAGTCGTCGAGGCTCTGATATGGGCAGAGGTAACAACCTGTCCGCTTGAAGTGGTCATAGAGCTCGTTGTAAAGGCCATGCTTCCTCGTGAGCTTGAGAGCATCTTCTTCAGTAATGTCCGCATCAAGGAGCGGAGCGTATAAGTGGACAATCTTCACCCCGAACTTGCGGGCGTAGGATTTAACTTGCCGCTTTGCGTTCCTAAACCGCTCCTCCTCGTCAGCCGCATAGCCGAGGTAGAGGTCAAGGTATCTAATGCCCTTTTCCCGAAGCCAGAGGTAGAAGGGCTCTTTTTTGATTGTTCTGCAACACCAACGCCCGGCTGGAGCGAAGGGGACGCCACGCTTTTTCACTTGGAGAGCAAACGGCTCCTTTGGGTGAATTTCTGTGATGTCAAGGCTGAAGTTCTCCTTGACCCAAGGAGCGAGTTTTTGGTGGACGTAATGAACTTGCTGAGGGAACTCGATGCCCGTGTTGAGGAAAACTACGTAATCCGGCCTTATCCCCTGCTCCTTCATCACTATGAGCATTGCCACGCTGTCCTTTCCTCCCGAGACGCTCGCAACCTTTACGAACTTAGTCACGCCCTGTCACCTCCTC
Protein-coding regions in this window:
- a CDS encoding TldD/PmbA family protein: MEELIRFGEKFFDELEIAVYRSRDVSVNIELNEISMASVRSGAVTIIRGIKDKRLGLAIIDSDEPARIREAIEQAAKMAKLNSPDEKWVSLPEPGKYREAPKPNYELKETSPDHLVEMVVHGIKLAREKDPNAIVAGGEGGVTWEERQIVNSHGIEVAQEGGAAYIFFELVGRKEGVVTPGIFDFEARRDLNLDVDGVVERAVRKVGWAYNVKASKNEEVPIILGPWAIAGLFSYALFPAFSGERLVKETTPLADKVGEQIASDVLTIYDDPFHELAIEPVIADGEGVPTRKNILIEKGTFKGFVWDNYWAKIYGTESTGNGKRDLRSGGINIGFHTMAIENGKKSFEDMISEIDRGYFVDGFQGAHSSNPDNGNFAVTANPAYIIEDGEVVGSSVFLIAGNVYELLKQASEVSKEQIVMPFMTTMITPFIRFENVKIAGK
- a CDS encoding class I SAM-dependent methyltransferase family protein, yielding MLAVKVPKREAEKTRRKLIELGVLARGYSVKREGEFILFPVTGPVKGFELVEAEFEKTKRRPHSYREVVEVPEKLRPLLPSSFDIIGDVAIIELPEELMPYGEDIGEAILKVHRHIKAVFAKGSKVEGEYRVRELIRLAGERRTETLHRENGIRLRLDVAKVYFSPRLATERMRIFEKTQPGEIVFDMFAGVGPYSILLAKKAKLIFACDINPWAVRYLEENRQLNKTPNVIPILADVRKIAGKIEADRVIMNLPKFADRFLREAMLSVKDGGIVHYYGFGPEENLFSEHEAKINDIASELGFHVEFLDERKVRPYAPRQFNIAIDFRVLK
- a CDS encoding phosphoadenosine phosphosulfate reductase family protein, with translation MTKFVKVASVSGGKDSVAMLIVMKEQGIRPDYVVFLNTGIEFPQQVHYVHQKLAPWVKENFSLDITEIHPKEPFALQVKKRGVPFAPAGRWCCRTIKKEPFYLWLREKGIRYLDLYLGYAADEEERFRNAKRQVKSYARKFGVKIVHLYAPLLDADITEEDALKLTRKHGLYNELYDHFKRTGCYLCPYQSLDDWRALFWNFPKLFNAAKTLEEMSIREHGKTFRRDYTLAELEMRFRLEKRQAKIEEYVMI